From the Natrarchaeobaculum aegyptiacum genome, one window contains:
- a CDS encoding AAA domain-containing protein, translating to MSLLFERAIGNFDRSSATLFSPSTGAFDPVRDEPIPVDGIVEYASYHDRLAHPERDDWVLIPLHGDDTAELSTQYVAYTDHELHGEVFVYDGGGNEGGTGDGDEPVYESIDREAFARSTVAERIRFWHSDFAPEEPPSYFDSPIGEREPPRNPLPADDRDAFFDELESFVRAEMDAQRTANREKAVDSSPNELREEGFGAIPSLSSLGRPDDGVYRFRVDREDGDGGSGGDGGDGADGARDRYRYVQSEFGIYAGNEVLVHPPSETHSPSEFPIPATVDSLEGSTVRLSVDWHEIDDRSTVGSFLRQKRGGFALTVLLNPVPYDRELEAIRRVREREDQRALLTGSTAVTFGDTAGVKSSPQDVELNQEQELAVSCALLADQLFCIHGPPGTGKTRTLVEVVRRSVQAGDDVLVCADSNQAVDNLVVGSSTSAEVDDRSLHAYAQHGAEEFVLRRVNAGRSSNDLVSDHYGRSDGRADVVAATNSSAATLDRAFDVLVLDEATQATCTASCIPLARASKVVLAGDHRQLPPFSATEEPPESAAGMSLFEHLYADGGVYEGVGVQLRTQYRMHRDVAWFSNRRFYDRALRQGRDVRALEDRPAIVGYDVGGREEIVDNSRHNEAEARLVTHLVDELLSDAGLEPTDVGVITPYTAQVWEIRRTLRANIGRGDRVTVDTIDSFQGSEKEAIVISLVRSNAAGDIGFLGRPLDGPRRLNVAMTRAERFCAIVGDWYTLRSPPGDADEGAALYDDLYEFLENTGRLKRVEPEFIPVPE from the coding sequence ATGTCCCTCCTCTTCGAGCGTGCGATCGGGAACTTCGACCGCTCGAGTGCGACGCTCTTCTCGCCGTCGACCGGTGCGTTCGACCCGGTTCGGGACGAGCCGATCCCGGTCGACGGCATCGTCGAGTACGCGAGCTACCACGACCGACTCGCCCATCCCGAGCGAGACGACTGGGTACTGATCCCGCTTCACGGCGACGACACGGCGGAACTGTCGACCCAGTACGTCGCCTACACGGACCACGAACTTCACGGCGAGGTGTTCGTCTACGACGGTGGTGGAAACGAAGGTGGAACGGGTGATGGCGACGAGCCAGTGTACGAGTCGATCGATCGCGAGGCGTTCGCCCGGTCGACCGTCGCCGAGCGGATCCGCTTCTGGCACTCCGATTTCGCCCCCGAGGAACCGCCGTCGTACTTCGATTCGCCGATCGGCGAACGCGAGCCGCCACGGAACCCACTCCCGGCCGACGACCGGGACGCCTTCTTCGACGAACTCGAGTCCTTCGTCCGGGCGGAGATGGACGCTCAGCGCACGGCAAACCGGGAGAAAGCGGTCGACTCGAGTCCCAACGAACTCCGGGAGGAGGGGTTCGGCGCGATCCCCTCGCTCTCGTCACTCGGACGACCCGACGACGGCGTCTATCGGTTCAGGGTCGATAGAGAGGATGGTGACGGTGGGAGTGGCGGCGATGGCGGAGATGGAGCCGATGGGGCTCGGGACCGATACCGGTACGTCCAGAGCGAATTCGGTATCTACGCAGGAAACGAGGTGCTCGTCCACCCGCCGAGCGAGACCCACTCGCCGTCGGAGTTCCCGATCCCGGCGACCGTCGACTCGCTCGAGGGATCGACCGTCCGGCTGTCCGTCGACTGGCACGAGATCGACGACCGGTCGACCGTCGGCTCGTTCCTGCGCCAGAAACGAGGCGGGTTCGCGCTCACCGTCCTGTTGAATCCCGTCCCCTACGACCGTGAACTCGAGGCGATTCGCCGCGTTCGTGAACGGGAAGACCAGCGAGCGCTCCTGACCGGTTCGACGGCGGTCACGTTCGGAGACACCGCTGGTGTCAAGAGCAGCCCACAGGACGTCGAACTCAACCAGGAACAGGAACTCGCAGTCTCCTGTGCGCTGCTGGCCGACCAGCTGTTTTGCATCCACGGACCTCCGGGGACGGGCAAGACCCGAACCCTCGTCGAGGTCGTCAGGCGCTCCGTTCAGGCCGGCGACGACGTCCTCGTCTGTGCCGACTCCAACCAGGCGGTCGACAACCTCGTCGTCGGCTCGAGCACGTCAGCCGAGGTCGACGACCGGTCGCTCCACGCCTACGCCCAGCACGGTGCCGAGGAGTTCGTCCTCCGGCGGGTGAACGCCGGACGGTCGTCGAACGACCTCGTCAGCGACCACTACGGTAGGAGCGACGGCCGGGCCGACGTCGTCGCCGCGACGAACAGTAGCGCGGCAACGCTCGACCGAGCGTTCGACGTCCTCGTCCTCGACGAGGCGACGCAGGCGACCTGTACGGCCTCCTGTATCCCGCTCGCTCGAGCGTCCAAGGTCGTCCTCGCGGGCGATCACAGACAACTGCCGCCGTTCAGCGCGACCGAAGAGCCGCCGGAATCGGCCGCCGGGATGTCCTTATTCGAGCACCTCTACGCGGACGGTGGCGTCTACGAGGGCGTCGGCGTCCAGCTTCGTACACAGTACCGGATGCACCGCGACGTCGCCTGGTTCTCCAATCGCCGGTTCTACGACCGTGCGCTACGGCAGGGTCGGGACGTCCGGGCACTCGAGGATCGACCGGCGATCGTCGGCTACGACGTCGGTGGCAGGGAGGAAATCGTCGACAACTCCCGGCACAACGAGGCGGAGGCCCGACTCGTCACGCATCTCGTCGACGAGTTGCTCTCCGACGCCGGCCTCGAGCCGACCGACGTCGGCGTCATCACGCCGTACACGGCACAGGTATGGGAGATTCGACGGACGTTGCGGGCGAACATCGGACGTGGCGATCGCGTCACCGTCGACACGATCGACTCCTTTCAGGGCAGCGAGAAAGAAGCGATCGTGATCTCGCTGGTCCGGAGCAACGCGGCGGGCGACATCGGCTTTCTGGGGCGGCCGCTCGACGGCCCCCGACGGCTGAACGTGGCGATGACTCGCGCCGAGCGGTTCTGTGCCATCGTCGGTGACTGGTACACGTTGCGGTCGCCGCCCGGTGACGCCGACGAGGGTGCTGCGCTGTACGACGACCTGTACGAGTTTCTCGAGAACACGGGGCGGCTCAAACGGGTCGAACCGGAGTTCATCCCGGTTCCCGAGTGA
- a CDS encoding 2-dehydropantoate 2-reductase, which translates to MKLAVFGAGGVGGYLGARLADAGHEVHLLARGDHLAALQTGGLRVESVAGDTTVDIPATDDPAAIGPCDVVLFCVKSYDTREAAADLEPLLDEHTAVVSLQNGVDNEQWLAEEIGRDHVVGGVAYIFSTISEPGVVAHTGGPARFVYGELDGQRTARIAELDEALTACEGVEAVLADDVRRELWRKFVLICAQAGMTAATRLPIGEIRDSDPSWTTYRRLMEEVRSVATAKGVDLPESVVDEWLEFAETFDPEMYSSLHYDLTHGKRMELEALHGSVIRHAAAADVDVPTTEAVYGVLRPWADRNA; encoded by the coding sequence ATGAAACTCGCTGTGTTCGGTGCCGGCGGCGTCGGTGGCTACCTCGGGGCCAGGCTGGCCGACGCGGGCCACGAGGTCCACCTCCTCGCGCGGGGTGACCACCTTGCCGCCTTGCAGACAGGTGGGCTCCGTGTCGAGAGCGTTGCAGGGGATACGACGGTGGACATCCCGGCGACGGACGACCCGGCGGCGATCGGCCCGTGTGACGTCGTCCTGTTTTGCGTGAAATCGTACGACACCCGCGAGGCAGCGGCGGACCTCGAGCCACTGCTCGACGAGCACACGGCCGTCGTCTCACTGCAAAACGGGGTCGACAACGAGCAATGGCTCGCAGAAGAGATCGGCCGCGATCACGTCGTCGGCGGCGTCGCCTACATCTTCTCGACGATTTCGGAACCGGGCGTCGTCGCGCACACGGGCGGGCCGGCACGGTTCGTCTACGGGGAACTCGACGGCCAGCGCACAGCACGAATCGCAGAGCTCGACGAGGCACTGACCGCGTGTGAGGGCGTCGAGGCGGTGCTCGCAGACGACGTCAGGCGTGAACTCTGGCGGAAGTTCGTCCTCATCTGCGCCCAGGCGGGGATGACCGCGGCCACGCGCCTGCCGATCGGCGAGATTCGCGATTCCGACCCATCGTGGACCACCTACCGGCGACTCATGGAGGAGGTGCGCTCGGTCGCGACGGCGAAGGGGGTCGACCTCCCGGAGTCCGTCGTCGACGAGTGGCTCGAGTTCGCGGAGACGTTCGATCCAGAGATGTACTCGTCGCTCCACTACGATCTGACCCACGGCAAACGGATGGAACTCGAGGCGCTCCATGGGTCGGTCATCCGGCACGCAGCGGCGGCCGACGTCGACGTACCGACGACCGAGGCCGTCTACGGAGTGCTCCGTCCGTGGGCCGATCGAAACGCGTGA
- a CDS encoding DoxX family protein — protein sequence MFTGAADVLLLLGRFFFGGIIAFTGLNHFLQTEQMAGYAQHKGLPAPKLSVLASGAVLVLAGLSIVVGVFPVVSAVVVAGFLVVAGVLFHDFWAVPDEQQQTEMTQFLKNVALAGGALVIAAVGTEQWAYSIGIGLF from the coding sequence ATGTTCACGGGTGCAGCGGACGTTCTCCTGTTACTCGGCCGATTCTTCTTCGGCGGAATCATCGCGTTCACCGGGCTGAACCACTTCCTGCAGACCGAACAGATGGCCGGGTACGCCCAGCACAAGGGGCTTCCAGCGCCGAAACTGTCGGTGCTCGCGTCGGGAGCTGTCCTCGTGCTCGCAGGGTTGAGTATCGTCGTCGGCGTCTTCCCGGTCGTCAGTGCGGTCGTCGTCGCCGGTTTCCTCGTCGTCGCGGGCGTTCTCTTTCACGACTTCTGGGCAGTCCCCGATGAACAACAGCAAACTGAGATGACTCAGTTCCTGAAGAACGTCGCACTCGCCGGTGGGGCGCTCGTCATCGCCGCTGTGGGAACCGAACAGTGGGCCTACAGTATCGGTATCGGCCTGTTCTGA
- a CDS encoding type II/IV secretion system ATPase subunit produces the protein MSDNSNPTADDAGGGTGGEAGVDPALSGEAVEDSTSPAEPRSRPDGPRPHEESTLERVRQAVSRLLEAIRGTEIEVTPWNPSTHGPLLEFDGISGVEEIDRYWVNPPFAFVTIGYDPAANHHRYRVVEPSLREDERRMLEMLFEDVREPLLYRETDDEDVETLLRETIREYLERYGVDVDVRTFYRLFYYVFRDFRGYGRLDPIMHDPHVEDVSCDGYDLPIFVYHDDYTDVATNVSFAKEELDRFVVRLAQHSGRHISIGDPMVEATLPDGSRAELALGEEVTPRGSAFTVRKYADEPFTPIDLIEYGTFDVEQMAYLWLAIEHNKSLIFAGGTASGKTTSMNAISMFIPPRSKVLTIEDTRELELYHDNWLSSVTRERIHEGKNVTMYDLLRSALRHRPEYIIVGEVRGEEAITLFQAMNTGHTTYSTMHADSVQTVINRLENEPINVPRPMVQSLDILSVQTLTRLDDGRVRRNKVIAEIEGIDQRTGELDYSTAFQWDAEADVFRSEGSEVLASIRDERGWSQTELLTELENRKRFLAYLREHGISDYRQFTALVNEYYADSEAVLERIDAGEDDDGVPRGGDPTAPEVDLG, from the coding sequence ATGTCAGACAACAGTAATCCAACGGCAGACGATGCCGGAGGGGGAACGGGTGGGGAGGCCGGAGTCGATCCAGCACTGTCGGGGGAGGCTGTCGAGGATTCGACCAGTCCGGCGGAGCCACGTTCTCGTCCGGACGGACCGCGACCCCACGAGGAGTCGACACTCGAGCGCGTCAGACAGGCAGTCAGTCGGCTGCTCGAGGCGATCCGGGGCACCGAGATCGAGGTGACGCCCTGGAACCCGTCGACTCACGGACCCTTACTCGAGTTCGATGGGATTTCCGGTGTCGAAGAGATCGACCGCTACTGGGTCAACCCGCCGTTTGCCTTCGTGACGATCGGCTACGATCCGGCAGCGAACCACCATCGCTACCGCGTGGTCGAACCGTCGTTACGCGAGGACGAGCGCCGAATGCTCGAGATGCTCTTCGAGGACGTCCGCGAGCCGTTGCTGTATCGCGAGACCGACGACGAGGACGTCGAGACGCTGCTCCGGGAGACGATCCGGGAGTACCTCGAGCGCTACGGGGTCGACGTCGACGTGCGGACGTTCTACCGGCTGTTTTACTACGTGTTCCGCGACTTCCGTGGCTACGGTCGGCTGGACCCGATCATGCACGACCCACACGTCGAGGACGTCTCCTGTGACGGCTACGACCTGCCGATCTTCGTCTACCACGACGACTACACCGACGTGGCGACGAACGTCTCCTTCGCCAAGGAAGAACTCGATCGATTCGTCGTCAGACTCGCCCAGCACTCCGGGCGACACATCTCGATCGGCGACCCGATGGTCGAGGCGACGCTGCCGGACGGCTCGCGGGCTGAACTCGCTCTCGGCGAGGAGGTCACCCCACGGGGCTCGGCCTTCACAGTCCGGAAGTACGCCGACGAGCCGTTCACGCCGATCGACCTGATCGAGTACGGCACCTTCGACGTCGAGCAGATGGCCTACCTCTGGCTCGCGATCGAACACAACAAGAGCCTCATCTTCGCCGGCGGTACCGCGAGCGGGAAGACGACCAGCATGAACGCCATCTCGATGTTCATCCCGCCCCGGTCGAAGGTACTGACCATCGAGGACACCCGCGAACTCGAGCTCTATCACGACAACTGGCTCTCTTCGGTGACTCGCGAGCGCATCCACGAGGGCAAGAACGTCACCATGTACGACCTCTTGCGGTCGGCGCTGCGTCACCGGCCCGAGTACATCATCGTCGGCGAGGTCCGCGGCGAGGAGGCGATCACGCTCTTTCAGGCGATGAACACCGGCCACACGACCTACTCGACGATGCACGCCGATTCGGTCCAGACGGTGATCAACCGGCTCGAGAACGAGCCGATCAACGTTCCGCGGCCGATGGTCCAGAGTCTGGACATCCTCTCGGTCCAGACGCTGACCCGACTCGACGACGGTCGCGTCCGGCGGAACAAGGTCATCGCCGAGATCGAAGGCATCGATCAGCGGACGGGCGAACTCGACTACTCGACGGCCTTCCAGTGGGACGCCGAGGCGGACGTGTTTCGATCGGAGGGCAGCGAGGTGCTCGCCTCGATCCGGGACGAACGCGGCTGGAGCCAGACCGAACTGCTGACCGAACTCGAGAACCGAAAGCGGTTCCTCGCGTACCTGCGCGAGCACGGCATCAGCGACTACCGGCAGTTCACCGCCCTCGTCAACGAGTACTACGCCGACAGCGAGGCCGTTCTCGAGAGAATCGACGCTGGTGAGGACGACGACGGGGTCCCCCGCGGTGGCGACCCGACAGCGCCAGAGGTAGACCTCGGGTGA
- a CDS encoding type II secretion system F family protein yields the protein MLSTNYLLLAVALLVTLPLVLSAVHAGVDRLLTRVSIQLFGGYIDQYRSEHPARQQALREAHFPTTYREYGSKTMLYAAVTAVVSAVAGIYVAWAVLYVLAIEPATLEEALPGPLEFLANLGGLEGLSALELFGLFLVACATLGTLAGTFTYWLRWWYPAYVADARARQIEAALPSTIAFVYALSRSGMAFPEVIRIVARHEETYGEAAAEFGVAVNHVDTFGTDVITALQHASRTSPSDQFTDFSENLVSVLQSGHSLSDFLERQYQEFQSEAESQQERILDLLGTLAEAYVTVLVAGPLFLITILVVIGITIGGTAEPLQALIYLILPLGNLVFVVYLSMVTESMVPGSARPSDVDPERPPLDSIARAARTDGGVAAGASAGGDERVRQNVERLRYRSSVDAVRDRLANPWQTLREQPSLTFLVTVPVALAVVGWRAMVATTPAGFDVTMIDDVIALATLFVLVPFVICYELQRRRIEATEAAVPDLLDRLASVNEAGTSVVLAVDHVRGSDLGPLEAELDRVWSDVQWGADLSTAFQRLGTRVRTRAVSRVVTLLTEAMTASGNLATVLRIAGKQAAADRRLKRERAQVMVEYLIVVYISFLVFLFIVSVLVAFMLPNIAGLEEVTGGAEVEALGGVSDAQIETYEVLFYHATLVQGLLSGLIAGQLSSGDVRAGGKHAAAMIALSVLLFAIIV from the coding sequence GTGCTGTCGACGAACTACCTGTTGCTCGCGGTCGCCCTGCTCGTCACGCTCCCGCTCGTGCTCTCGGCCGTCCACGCCGGCGTCGACCGACTGCTCACGCGCGTCTCGATACAGCTGTTCGGCGGCTACATCGACCAGTACCGCAGCGAACACCCAGCTCGCCAGCAGGCCCTGCGCGAGGCGCACTTCCCGACGACCTACCGCGAGTACGGCTCGAAGACGATGCTGTACGCAGCCGTCACCGCCGTGGTCAGCGCCGTCGCCGGCATCTACGTCGCCTGGGCGGTGCTGTACGTCCTCGCCATCGAGCCTGCAACCCTCGAGGAGGCCCTTCCCGGGCCACTCGAGTTCCTCGCGAACCTCGGTGGCCTCGAGGGCCTGTCGGCCCTGGAACTGTTCGGCCTCTTTCTCGTGGCCTGTGCGACGCTCGGGACGCTGGCAGGCACGTTCACCTACTGGCTGCGCTGGTGGTATCCGGCGTACGTCGCCGACGCTCGAGCGCGCCAGATCGAGGCGGCGTTGCCGTCGACGATCGCGTTCGTCTACGCGCTCTCGCGAAGCGGGATGGCTTTCCCCGAGGTGATCCGCATCGTCGCGCGCCACGAGGAGACCTACGGCGAGGCCGCCGCCGAGTTCGGCGTCGCCGTAAATCACGTCGATACGTTCGGGACGGACGTCATCACCGCCCTCCAGCACGCGAGTCGGACCTCGCCGAGCGACCAGTTCACCGACTTTTCCGAGAACCTCGTGAGCGTCCTCCAGAGCGGGCACAGCCTCTCCGATTTCCTCGAGCGCCAGTACCAGGAATTCCAGTCGGAGGCCGAATCACAGCAAGAACGCATCCTCGACCTGCTCGGCACCCTCGCGGAGGCGTACGTGACGGTGCTCGTCGCCGGCCCGCTCTTTTTGATTACGATCCTCGTCGTCATCGGGATCACGATCGGTGGCACCGCAGAGCCCCTCCAGGCACTGATCTACCTGATTCTCCCGCTCGGAAACCTCGTCTTCGTCGTCTACCTCAGCATGGTGACCGAGTCGATGGTCCCCGGGAGCGCGAGGCCAAGCGACGTCGACCCCGAACGACCGCCCCTCGACAGCATCGCTCGAGCGGCACGAACCGACGGCGGCGTGGCCGCGGGTGCGTCGGCTGGCGGTGACGAACGTGTCCGGCAGAACGTCGAGCGATTGCGCTACCGATCGTCCGTCGACGCCGTTCGCGACCGCCTCGCCAACCCGTGGCAGACGCTGCGCGAACAGCCGTCGCTGACGTTCCTCGTGACGGTTCCGGTCGCGCTCGCGGTCGTGGGCTGGCGGGCGATGGTGGCGACGACGCCGGCCGGATTCGACGTCACGATGATCGACGACGTGATCGCGCTGGCAACCCTGTTCGTCCTCGTCCCGTTCGTGATCTGTTACGAACTGCAGCGGCGTCGGATCGAGGCGACCGAGGCCGCCGTTCCGGACCTCCTCGACCGACTCGCGAGCGTCAACGAGGCCGGGACCTCGGTCGTGCTCGCCGTCGATCACGTCCGCGGATCGGATCTCGGCCCGCTCGAGGCGGAACTCGACCGGGTCTGGTCGGACGTCCAGTGGGGAGCCGACCTCTCGACGGCGTTCCAGCGACTCGGTACTCGCGTGCGGACGCGCGCAGTCTCGCGTGTGGTGACGCTGTTGACGGAAGCGATGACCGCCAGTGGGAACCTCGCGACGGTGCTCCGGATCGCCGGGAAACAGGCTGCCGCCGATCGACGTCTCAAACGCGAGCGCGCGCAGGTGATGGTCGAGTACCTGATCGTCGTCTACATCTCGTTTCTGGTCTTCCTGTTCATCGTCAGCGTCCTCGTCGCGTTCATGCTCCCGAACATCGCCGGACTCGAGGAGGTTACCGGCGGGGCCGAAGTCGAGGCCCTCGGCGGGGTTTCAGACGCCCAGATCGAGACCTACGAGGTGCTGTTCTACCACGCGACGCTCGTGCAGGGGCTGCTCTCCGGGCTGATCGCCGGCCAGTTGAGTAGCGGAGACGTCAGGGCCGGCGGCAAGCACGCGGCGGCGATGATCGCCCTCTCGGTCCTGTTGTTCGCAATCATCGTGTGA
- a CDS encoding class I SAM-dependent methyltransferase produces the protein MAEEGNGTDRERRRAVRDTYDRIADHFASTREYAWPEVEAFVAEQSERYGVERADRADRGGDDEIDLHADDDSSEVAPRIGLDLGCGNCRHAEVLLREHDIETVVGLDVSRGLLETGRERSTDRAFEDGLALVQGDASRLPLATNAVAVGVFVATLHHLPSREARRRSLDELGRVLAPEGRALVSAWSTAHDRFDADEGFDTSVDWTLPGGETVDRFYHIYDPDEFEADLEASACRLLEWELSSGNCYATVAGARDR, from the coding sequence ATGGCCGAGGAGGGAAACGGGACAGACCGCGAGAGGCGACGAGCGGTCAGGGACACCTACGATCGGATCGCCGACCACTTCGCGTCGACGCGGGAGTACGCCTGGCCGGAGGTGGAGGCGTTCGTCGCCGAGCAGTCGGAGCGATACGGCGTCGAGCGCGCTGACCGCGCGGACCGAGGTGGTGACGACGAGATCGACCTCCACGCGGACGACGACTCGAGCGAGGTAGCTCCCCGAATCGGTCTCGATCTGGGCTGTGGCAACTGCCGGCACGCGGAAGTCCTGCTCCGAGAACACGACATCGAGACTGTCGTCGGACTCGACGTCAGCCGCGGACTGCTCGAGACTGGCCGGGAGCGGTCCACGGATCGTGCGTTCGAAGACGGTCTTGCGCTCGTACAGGGCGATGCGTCCCGGCTTCCACTGGCGACGAACGCGGTCGCAGTGGGCGTCTTCGTCGCGACGCTCCACCACCTCCCCTCGAGAGAGGCGCGTCGACGGAGTCTCGACGAACTGGGTCGCGTCCTCGCCCCCGAGGGGCGAGCGCTCGTCAGCGCCTGGTCGACTGCCCACGACAGGTTCGACGCGGACGAGGGATTCGACACCAGCGTCGACTGGACGCTCCCCGGCGGCGAGACCGTCGACCGCTTCTACCACATCTACGACCCCGACGAGTTCGAAGCCGACCTCGAGGCGAGTGCCTGTCGCCTGCTCGAGTGGGAACTCTCGAGTGGGAACTGCTACGCGACGGTCGCCGGTGCACGCGATCGATAG
- the dps gene encoding DNA protection during starvation protein, which produces MSEEKPHAAGNVDAGDTSERVGMAVLRERGLEPEELREKLIDAIGAEFTTYYYYTNLRMHLAGHEDYKEITEDARLEDRAHFELVVPRVYELGGALPNDIRDFADRASCPDAEVPTPMDDDGGFEVDELDAEAILEVLLEAERCAIRTWSEVCDMTRDVDPRTYDMASRILQEEIEHEAWFVELLSMERDGEINPAGHFVRGEPGDAPYSTNRRFNDSA; this is translated from the coding sequence ATGTCAGAGGAGAAACCACACGCCGCCGGGAACGTCGACGCCGGTGACACCAGCGAACGGGTCGGGATGGCCGTCCTCCGTGAACGGGGGCTCGAGCCGGAGGAACTCCGCGAGAAACTGATCGACGCGATCGGCGCGGAGTTCACGACGTATTACTACTACACCAACCTCCGGATGCACCTCGCCGGACACGAAGACTACAAGGAGATCACCGAGGACGCCCGACTCGAGGATCGAGCCCACTTCGAACTCGTCGTGCCGCGAGTGTACGAACTCGGCGGTGCGCTGCCGAACGACATCCGGGACTTCGCCGACCGCGCGTCGTGCCCCGACGCCGAGGTGCCGACCCCGATGGACGACGACGGTGGGTTCGAGGTCGACGAGTTGGACGCCGAGGCGATTCTCGAGGTCTTACTCGAGGCCGAGCGGTGTGCGATTCGCACCTGGTCTGAGGTCTGTGACATGACCCGTGACGTCGATCCGCGAACGTACGACATGGCCTCGCGGATCCTCCAGGAAGAGATCGAACACGAGGCGTGGTTCGTCGAACTGCTCTCGATGGAGCGCGACGGCGAGATCAACCCCGCCGGCCACTTCGTCCGGGGAGAGCCGGGAGACGCGCCGTACTCGACGAACCGGCGATTCAACGACTCGGCCTGA